A single genomic interval of Ischnura elegans chromosome 3, ioIscEleg1.1, whole genome shotgun sequence harbors:
- the LOC124155872 gene encoding serine protease gd-like isoform X3: MLVVFEGGFLCSPSSAELAVSRSDYGPSLCPLIRILPQFVAWLGEVQTQNKMDFIVSNKEKTVTFNSPISSKILVQFNEGDLQPPRIKKIWFNGMQICPASNADGKSTTPLTRSSQGINYEMAAGKPTTPPVRSNQGITDEMVDGVPCGRADPKPSFLIANAQETERGEWPWHAAIYDVSKRNLEYICGGSLIGKKMILTAAHCVSERKGAQDFAVAPEARLVSLGKFLLNIQEGDVQTRKVEKIYIHSEYSKSTSQADIAILVLTIPVEFTEFVKPVCLWNGNQPYLSEIEGKDGAVVGWGKDENGELSESLKMAKMPVVSQQTCIWSNPQFFSRYTSDRTFCAGYRNETSACNGDSGGGMFFPKTVPGKKDTYILPVTWTLRGIVSLSVLKEFERTCDTKQYVIFTDTAKFYHWIKEHQLK, from the exons ATGCTGGTTGTTTTTGAGGGTGGCTTTTTGTGCTCACCCTCATCAGCAGAGTTAGCTGTCTCAAGATCGGACTATGGACCTTCACTCTGTCCTCTCATTAGAATCCTGCCTCAATTTGTT GCATGGCTTGGAGAAGTTCAGACACAGAATAAAATGGACTTCATAGTCAGCAACAAGGAAAAAACTGTTACGTTTAATTCACCCATATCTTCAAAGATATTAGTACAGTTTAATGAGGGAGATTTGCAGCCAccaaggattaaaaaaatttggttcaaTGGGATGCAGATATGCCCAGCAAGCAATG cAGATGGAAAATCCACAACTCCACTCACACGTAGTAGCCAaggaataaattatgaaatgG cCGCTGGAAAACCCACAACTCCACCGGTACGCAGTAACCAAGGAATAACTGATGAAATGG TTGATGGAGTTCCATGCGGCCGGGCTGATCCTAAACCAAGTTTTCTAATAGCCAATGCTCAGGAAACTGAAAGAGGAGAGTGGCCATGGCATGCTGCAATTTATGATGTAAGCAAAAGAAATTTAGAGTACATCTGTGGAGGGTCTCTGATAGGAAAAAAGATGATTTTAACAG CTGCTCATTGTGTCAGTGAACGTAAAGGAGCGCAAGATTTCGCTGTAGCCCCAGAGGCACGATTAGTTTCCCTTGGGAAGTTCCTTCTGAATATTCAGGAAGGAGATGTGCAAACCAGAAAA GTTGAGAAAATCTACATTCACTCAGAGTATTCAAAAAGTACATCTCAAGCTGACATTGCAATTCTGGTGCTAACAATCCCTGTAGAATTCACAGAGTTTGTGAAACCAGTATGCCTCTGGAATGGAAATCAACCTTACCTAAGTGAGATCGAAGGCAAAGATGGTGCG GTTGTTGGTTGGGGCAAAGATGAAAATGGGGAGCTATCTGAAAGCCTAAAGATGGCTAAGATGCCCGTGGTGTCTCAGCAAACTTGTATTTGGAGTAATCCACAGTTCTTTTCACGGTATACATCTGACCGGACATTCTGTGCTGGTTATAGAAATG AAACAAGTGCCTGCAATGGTGACAGTGGAGGAGGGATGTTCTTTCCAAAGACAGTTCCTGGAAAAAAAGATACATATATATTGCCTGTGACATGGACTCTGCGTGGAATAGTGTCACTAAGTGTTTTAAAGGAATTTGAAAGAACTTGTGACACCAAGCAATATGTGATATTTACTGATACTGCCAAATTCTACCATTGGATAAAGGAAcatcaattaaaataa
- the LOC124155872 gene encoding serine protease gd-like isoform X1: MEAGLIFIMAMFLDISVFPGLGKVRTELTGEPTPIRDGEHKAFEVANLILSKIYSVHHPAWKNFQNSCGANCKISTDVTKSVNQLSSSTSWQLKNTPKEDSGGYAGNRAAGDKKSLSGVSVALGLKARGRRQLALATRRTRRIRRAAAMTHPPSPCPWVFSYLRQGPRGGKWYGTIMLTTRKTIRGVTLRIQLDKPAILLGAWLGEVQTQNKMDFIVSNKEKTVTFNSPISSKILVQFNEGDLQPPRIKKIWFNGMQICPASNADGKSTTPLTRSSQGINYEMAAGKPTTPPVRSNQGITDEMVDGVPCGRADPKPSFLIANAQETERGEWPWHAAIYDVSKRNLEYICGGSLIGKKMILTAAHCVSERKGAQDFAVAPEARLVSLGKFLLNIQEGDVQTRKVEKIYIHSEYSKSTSQADIAILVLTIPVEFTEFVKPVCLWNGNQPYLSEIEGKDGAVVGWGKDENGELSESLKMAKMPVVSQQTCIWSNPQFFSRYTSDRTFCAGYRNETSACNGDSGGGMFFPKTVPGKKDTYILPVTWTLRGIVSLSVLKEFERTCDTKQYVIFTDTAKFYHWIKEHQLK, from the exons atggAGGCAGGACTTATCTTCATCATGGCCATGTTCCTGGACATCTCGGTTTTTCCTGGTCTTGGCAAAG TAAGGACAGAGCTCACTGGTGAACCTACACCAATCAGGGATGGAGAGCATAAAGCATTTGAAGTAGCGAATCTGATCCTGAGTAAAATATACAGCGTCCACCATCCAGCATGGAAAAATTTTCAGAACTCTTGTGGAGCAAATTGCAAAATCAGTACGGACGTCACTAAATCAGTGAATCAACTGAGTTCTTCAACATCTTGGCAGTTAAAGAACACGCCCAAAGAGGATTCCGGTGGATACGCAGGAAACCGAGCTGCAGGAGATAAAAAATCTCTGAGTGGAGTAAGTGTTGCGTTGGGATTGAAGGCCCGAGGTAGGAGGCAGCTGGCATTGGCTACAAGGAGGACGAGGCGAATCAGGCGAGCTGCAGCAATGactcaccctccctccccctgtCCATGGGTGTTCTCTTACCTGAGGCAGGGACCCAGGGGAGGCAAGTGGTACGGAACCATCATGTTGACGACTCGTAAGACAATCCGGGGAGTCACCTTAAGAATCCAGCTGGACAAACCAGCCATACTTTTGGGG GCATGGCTTGGAGAAGTTCAGACACAGAATAAAATGGACTTCATAGTCAGCAACAAGGAAAAAACTGTTACGTTTAATTCACCCATATCTTCAAAGATATTAGTACAGTTTAATGAGGGAGATTTGCAGCCAccaaggattaaaaaaatttggttcaaTGGGATGCAGATATGCCCAGCAAGCAATG cAGATGGAAAATCCACAACTCCACTCACACGTAGTAGCCAaggaataaattatgaaatgG cCGCTGGAAAACCCACAACTCCACCGGTACGCAGTAACCAAGGAATAACTGATGAAATGG TTGATGGAGTTCCATGCGGCCGGGCTGATCCTAAACCAAGTTTTCTAATAGCCAATGCTCAGGAAACTGAAAGAGGAGAGTGGCCATGGCATGCTGCAATTTATGATGTAAGCAAAAGAAATTTAGAGTACATCTGTGGAGGGTCTCTGATAGGAAAAAAGATGATTTTAACAG CTGCTCATTGTGTCAGTGAACGTAAAGGAGCGCAAGATTTCGCTGTAGCCCCAGAGGCACGATTAGTTTCCCTTGGGAAGTTCCTTCTGAATATTCAGGAAGGAGATGTGCAAACCAGAAAA GTTGAGAAAATCTACATTCACTCAGAGTATTCAAAAAGTACATCTCAAGCTGACATTGCAATTCTGGTGCTAACAATCCCTGTAGAATTCACAGAGTTTGTGAAACCAGTATGCCTCTGGAATGGAAATCAACCTTACCTAAGTGAGATCGAAGGCAAAGATGGTGCG GTTGTTGGTTGGGGCAAAGATGAAAATGGGGAGCTATCTGAAAGCCTAAAGATGGCTAAGATGCCCGTGGTGTCTCAGCAAACTTGTATTTGGAGTAATCCACAGTTCTTTTCACGGTATACATCTGACCGGACATTCTGTGCTGGTTATAGAAATG AAACAAGTGCCTGCAATGGTGACAGTGGAGGAGGGATGTTCTTTCCAAAGACAGTTCCTGGAAAAAAAGATACATATATATTGCCTGTGACATGGACTCTGCGTGGAATAGTGTCACTAAGTGTTTTAAAGGAATTTGAAAGAACTTGTGACACCAAGCAATATGTGATATTTACTGATACTGCCAAATTCTACCATTGGATAAAGGAAcatcaattaaaataa
- the LOC124155872 gene encoding transmembrane protease serine 9-like isoform X2: MEAGLIFIMAMFLDISVFPGLGKVRTELTGEPTPIRDGEHKAFEVANLILSKIYSVHHPAWKNFQNSCGANCKISTDVTKSVNQLSSSTSWQLKNTPKEDSGGYAGNRAAGDKKSLSGVSVALGLKARGRRQLALATRRTRRIRRAAAMTHPPSPCPWVFSYLRQGPRGGKWYGTIMLTTRKTIRGVTLRIQLDKPAILLGAWLGEVQTQNKMDFIVSNKEKTVTFNSPISSKILVQFNEGDLQPPRIKKIWFNGMQICPASNDGKSTTPLTRSSQGINYEMAAGKPTTPPVRSNQGITDEMVDGVPCGRADPKPSFLIANAQETERGEWPWHAAIYDVSKRNLEYICGGSLIGKKMILTAAHCVSERKGAQDFAVAPEARLVSLGKFLLNIQEGDVQTRKVEKIYIHSEYSKSTSQADIAILVLTIPVEFTEFVKPVCLWNGNQPYLSEIEGKDGAVVGWGKDENGELSESLKMAKMPVVSQQTCIWSNPQFFSRYTSDRTFCAGYRNETSACNGDSGGGMFFPKTVPGKKDTYILPVTWTLRGIVSLSVLKEFERTCDTKQYVIFTDTAKFYHWIKEHQLK, translated from the exons atggAGGCAGGACTTATCTTCATCATGGCCATGTTCCTGGACATCTCGGTTTTTCCTGGTCTTGGCAAAG TAAGGACAGAGCTCACTGGTGAACCTACACCAATCAGGGATGGAGAGCATAAAGCATTTGAAGTAGCGAATCTGATCCTGAGTAAAATATACAGCGTCCACCATCCAGCATGGAAAAATTTTCAGAACTCTTGTGGAGCAAATTGCAAAATCAGTACGGACGTCACTAAATCAGTGAATCAACTGAGTTCTTCAACATCTTGGCAGTTAAAGAACACGCCCAAAGAGGATTCCGGTGGATACGCAGGAAACCGAGCTGCAGGAGATAAAAAATCTCTGAGTGGAGTAAGTGTTGCGTTGGGATTGAAGGCCCGAGGTAGGAGGCAGCTGGCATTGGCTACAAGGAGGACGAGGCGAATCAGGCGAGCTGCAGCAATGactcaccctccctccccctgtCCATGGGTGTTCTCTTACCTGAGGCAGGGACCCAGGGGAGGCAAGTGGTACGGAACCATCATGTTGACGACTCGTAAGACAATCCGGGGAGTCACCTTAAGAATCCAGCTGGACAAACCAGCCATACTTTTGGGG GCATGGCTTGGAGAAGTTCAGACACAGAATAAAATGGACTTCATAGTCAGCAACAAGGAAAAAACTGTTACGTTTAATTCACCCATATCTTCAAAGATATTAGTACAGTTTAATGAGGGAGATTTGCAGCCAccaaggattaaaaaaatttggttcaaTGGGATGCAGATATGCCCAGCAAGCAATG ATGGAAAATCCACAACTCCACTCACACGTAGTAGCCAaggaataaattatgaaatgG cCGCTGGAAAACCCACAACTCCACCGGTACGCAGTAACCAAGGAATAACTGATGAAATGG TTGATGGAGTTCCATGCGGCCGGGCTGATCCTAAACCAAGTTTTCTAATAGCCAATGCTCAGGAAACTGAAAGAGGAGAGTGGCCATGGCATGCTGCAATTTATGATGTAAGCAAAAGAAATTTAGAGTACATCTGTGGAGGGTCTCTGATAGGAAAAAAGATGATTTTAACAG CTGCTCATTGTGTCAGTGAACGTAAAGGAGCGCAAGATTTCGCTGTAGCCCCAGAGGCACGATTAGTTTCCCTTGGGAAGTTCCTTCTGAATATTCAGGAAGGAGATGTGCAAACCAGAAAA GTTGAGAAAATCTACATTCACTCAGAGTATTCAAAAAGTACATCTCAAGCTGACATTGCAATTCTGGTGCTAACAATCCCTGTAGAATTCACAGAGTTTGTGAAACCAGTATGCCTCTGGAATGGAAATCAACCTTACCTAAGTGAGATCGAAGGCAAAGATGGTGCG GTTGTTGGTTGGGGCAAAGATGAAAATGGGGAGCTATCTGAAAGCCTAAAGATGGCTAAGATGCCCGTGGTGTCTCAGCAAACTTGTATTTGGAGTAATCCACAGTTCTTTTCACGGTATACATCTGACCGGACATTCTGTGCTGGTTATAGAAATG AAACAAGTGCCTGCAATGGTGACAGTGGAGGAGGGATGTTCTTTCCAAAGACAGTTCCTGGAAAAAAAGATACATATATATTGCCTGTGACATGGACTCTGCGTGGAATAGTGTCACTAAGTGTTTTAAAGGAATTTGAAAGAACTTGTGACACCAAGCAATATGTGATATTTACTGATACTGCCAAATTCTACCATTGGATAAAGGAAcatcaattaaaataa